One window of Sinorhizobium fredii NGR234 genomic DNA carries:
- a CDS encoding DMT family transporter, whose amino-acid sequence MHSSANIRGIVFMTLAMAGFSCNDALVKSVTGAMNTGQIMFIRGLMTTLMIFVLAYRFGALRPVRTVFRPVIMLRIAMEALASLTYISALGHIPLANASAIMQALPLAVTLGAALFLSEPVGWRRWTAIVVGFVGVLIVLRPGPEGFTPAALTVVACVFFTATRDLCTRRIGSDVPSLFITVTTASVTTLVGAALIVPFGGWQPVSMISFSHLAGASVLLMLGYQTIVLAMRDGDISVVAPFRYTGLLWAITIGIVFFSEAPDRWMLVGVAIIVGSGLYTFYRESLRGRQAVAQRSVAGPLE is encoded by the coding sequence ATGCATTCCTCAGCCAATATCCGCGGCATCGTCTTCATGACGCTCGCCATGGCCGGTTTCTCCTGTAACGACGCGCTCGTCAAATCCGTGACAGGCGCGATGAATACCGGCCAGATCATGTTCATCCGCGGCCTGATGACCACGCTGATGATCTTTGTGCTCGCCTATCGTTTTGGCGCCCTGCGTCCCGTGCGCACCGTCTTCAGGCCTGTCATCATGCTGCGCATCGCCATGGAGGCGCTCGCCTCATTGACCTATATTTCCGCACTCGGCCACATACCGCTCGCCAATGCATCGGCAATCATGCAGGCCCTGCCGCTGGCGGTCACACTGGGGGCGGCGCTCTTCCTCAGCGAGCCGGTCGGCTGGCGGCGCTGGACGGCCATCGTGGTCGGCTTTGTCGGCGTGCTGATCGTGCTTCGGCCGGGACCGGAAGGCTTCACGCCGGCCGCCTTGACCGTTGTCGCCTGCGTCTTCTTCACGGCGACACGCGATCTCTGCACCCGCCGTATCGGCAGCGACGTGCCGTCGCTGTTCATTACCGTAACGACGGCATCGGTGACGACGCTGGTGGGAGCGGCGCTTATCGTGCCGTTCGGCGGCTGGCAACCGGTGTCAATGATCTCCTTCAGCCATCTCGCCGGCGCGAGCGTGCTCCTCATGCTCGGCTACCAGACCATCGTGCTCGCGATGCGCGATGGCGACATTTCCGTGGTCGCACCCTTCCGCTACACGGGTCTTCTCTGGGCGATCACGATCGGCATCGTCTTCTTCTCGGAGGCGCCGGACCGCTGGATGCTGGTGGGCGTTGCCATTATCGTCGGGTCGGGGCTTTACACCTTCTACCGCGAGAGCCTGCGCGGCAGACAGGCCGTGGCGCAGCGGTCTGTCGCCGGTCCGCTCGAATAA
- the mobA gene encoding molybdenum cofactor guanylyltransferase MobA, producing the protein MVDKTSDSGRCPAVVLAGGRSSRMGSPKAAVLLGGQTMLDRVIERLSPQVASIAVNLNAHSGGALPSGHPAIADTIPGLPGPLAGVLAAMRHARQVAPGASHVLTVPIDAPFFPGTLAARLQGALIVGDEIAVAWSLGEMHPLFALWPLAIADDLDSWIRTDEKRRVRAFIARHASVAVDFPVVATKAGPLDPFLNVNTPQQLEEAEEWLNRLEDSAI; encoded by the coding sequence ATGGTCGACAAAACCAGCGATTCGGGCCGCTGCCCTGCCGTCGTCCTCGCCGGCGGGCGCTCCTCGCGCATGGGCAGCCCGAAGGCCGCGGTGTTGCTCGGCGGACAAACCATGCTGGACCGCGTCATCGAGCGCCTGTCGCCGCAAGTCGCTAGCATCGCCGTCAATCTCAATGCCCATTCCGGCGGCGCATTGCCGAGCGGCCACCCGGCCATCGCGGACACGATCCCCGGCTTGCCAGGCCCGCTCGCCGGCGTGCTGGCCGCCATGCGCCACGCCAGGCAGGTCGCGCCGGGGGCGAGCCACGTTCTGACGGTGCCGATCGATGCGCCGTTCTTTCCGGGCACGCTTGCTGCTCGGCTCCAGGGGGCGCTGATTGTCGGAGACGAGATTGCCGTCGCCTGGTCCCTCGGCGAAATGCATCCGCTCTTCGCACTTTGGCCATTGGCGATCGCCGACGATCTCGATTCCTGGATCCGCACGGATGAGAAACGCCGCGTCCGCGCCTTCATTGCTCGCCACGCGTCGGTCGCGGTAGACTTTCCGGTCGTTGCGACGAAAGCGGGGCCGCTCGATCCGTTCCTCAATGTCAACACGCCGCAGCAGCTTGAAGAAGCTGAAGAATGGCTGAACCGCCTCGAGGATTCCGCAATATGA
- the mobB gene encoding molybdopterin-guanine dinucleotide biosynthesis protein B — MTAPRIFGIAGWKNSGKTGLMVRLVAEMTQRGHVVSTVKHAHHDFDIDKVGADSYRHREAGAHEVTIVSSTRFAIMHELRGAPEPSFEEILSRLAPCDLVLIEGYKREPIPKIEARRLESANREPLAPTDPHIVAIAADHPVADSDLPVFDLDDTVAIADFVETTVGLRRLT, encoded by the coding sequence ATGACCGCACCCAGGATATTCGGCATCGCCGGCTGGAAGAACTCCGGAAAGACCGGCCTGATGGTCCGGCTCGTCGCCGAAATGACCCAGCGCGGCCATGTCGTGTCGACCGTCAAGCATGCGCACCACGACTTCGACATCGACAAGGTGGGCGCCGACAGCTACCGCCACCGCGAGGCCGGCGCCCATGAAGTGACGATCGTCTCCTCGACGCGCTTCGCCATCATGCACGAATTGCGCGGCGCACCGGAGCCAAGCTTCGAGGAAATTCTTTCGCGGCTCGCGCCCTGCGATCTCGTGCTGATCGAGGGCTATAAGCGCGAGCCGATCCCGAAGATCGAGGCGCGCCGGCTGGAGTCAGCCAATCGGGAGCCGCTCGCGCCAACCGATCCGCATATCGTCGCCATCGCTGCGGACCACCCGGTCGCTGACAGCGACCTTCCCGTCTTCGATCTCGACGACACGGTCGCGATTGCCGATTTCGTCGAGACAACGGTTGGGTTGCGGCGCCTGACTTAA
- a CDS encoding tetratricopeptide repeat protein: MKYRSIGLALIVASALAAGLAPAGAQESAASLDAPLALVAKHDPQAQFVIGSMYYKGSSGVRRDHAMAAKWYRTAAEQGHVKAQVNLGSLYFEGEGVPQDYVEAARWFRKAAEDGNAAMAQYNLAMIYAHGMGVVANPVEAAHWYRKAAEQGDAAAQLQLGLMYERGEGVPRDAALAADWLQKAVRELPEARQHLDRLRKN, from the coding sequence ATGAAATACAGGTCAATTGGCCTCGCTTTGATTGTCGCATCCGCGCTAGCGGCTGGGCTGGCGCCGGCGGGAGCGCAGGAGTCGGCCGCGTCGCTGGACGCGCCACTGGCGCTGGTTGCCAAGCACGACCCGCAGGCACAGTTCGTCATCGGATCGATGTATTACAAGGGCAGCAGTGGCGTGCGCCGCGATCATGCCATGGCGGCAAAGTGGTATCGCACGGCTGCCGAGCAGGGGCACGTCAAGGCGCAGGTCAATCTCGGAAGCCTGTACTTCGAGGGCGAAGGCGTCCCGCAGGACTATGTCGAGGCGGCGCGTTGGTTTCGCAAGGCGGCCGAGGACGGCAACGCCGCCATGGCCCAGTACAATCTCGCCATGATCTATGCTCACGGCATGGGCGTCGTAGCAAATCCGGTCGAAGCGGCGCATTGGTATCGAAAGGCGGCCGAGCAGGGCGATGCCGCGGCGCAGTTGCAACTGGGGCTGATGTATGAGCGCGGCGAAGGGGTTCCGCGTGATGCTGCACTCGCGGCCGATTGGTTGCAAAAGGCAGTCCGAGAACTGCCGGAGGCGCGACAGCACCTGGACCGCTTGCGGAAGAATTAA
- a CDS encoding OmpA family protein — protein sequence MSIRSKLFATVALPVFVASLAVQPALADSLMAPFEVAQEGTEQPSPEDLLLLKKRKQRAAEEESQGQAQEQQPQAEEQEAPRRKKRQQQAEEQQPAAEESAPQQAEEQAPRRKKRQQQAEEQQPAAEESAPQQAEEQAPRRKKRQQQAEEQQPAAEEAAPQQAEEQETPKRKKRQQQAEEQQPAAEEAAPQQAEEQETPKRKKRQQQAEEQQPAAEEAAPQQAEEQETPKRKKRQQQAEEQQPAAEEGAPQQAEEQAPTRKKRQQQAEEQRQTDEQKAAEQPTVVPDGGTTAERPATEAPAQQTGEGEQQPVPGAEQPATAEGEQPQGQAAPEVVDERTTEEKQKVAEDPAASDETVVLPVEKGAAVLDSDKDADNAGGKQARETRRKQREELRAKQESVAAPTDDASAQAAIPVEVREEIPQKIEAVLKEEGERVEEAPAFAVPETTNIVNNTVVNNTVINNTTVNNVTENNVTEVQVVEQVDDRVILGVGDRIFVRGDDRPRLRQNAEESYYDNLSGGRVRETIVRPGGYQIVTVYNRYGDILTRTRVDRDGSEYVMMYTPEYEDDRPAIVDVGYELPPMRLGIPVDEYIVDVAEDPDRDYYEFLSEPPVEQVERVYTIDEVRNSARLRDKVRRIDLDTIEFATGSAEVSMSQAKTLRNVADAMSKVLEKDPGETFFIEGHTDAVGSDRSNLVLSDERAESVAVLLTEVYGVPAENLVTQGYGERFLKIRTPEAEQENRRVTIRRVTPLVRPVAQR from the coding sequence ATGTCCATTCGATCCAAACTTTTCGCAACGGTTGCCTTGCCCGTTTTCGTGGCTTCCCTTGCGGTCCAACCAGCGCTCGCCGACAGCCTGATGGCGCCGTTCGAAGTCGCGCAGGAAGGCACCGAACAGCCGTCGCCGGAAGATTTGCTGCTGCTGAAGAAGCGCAAACAGCGTGCCGCCGAGGAGGAGTCCCAGGGACAGGCGCAGGAACAGCAGCCGCAAGCCGAAGAACAGGAAGCGCCAAGACGCAAGAAGCGCCAGCAGCAGGCCGAAGAGCAGCAACCCGCCGCCGAGGAGAGCGCTCCGCAGCAGGCCGAAGAGCAGGCTCCAAGGCGCAAGAAGCGCCAGCAACAGGCCGAGGAGCAGCAGCCCGCCGCCGAGGAGAGCGCTCCGCAGCAGGCCGAAGAGCAGGCTCCCAGACGCAAGAAGCGCCAGCAGCAGGCCGAGGAGCAGCAGCCGGCGGCCGAAGAAGCTGCCCCGCAACAGGCAGAGGAGCAGGAAACTCCCAAGCGCAAGAAGCGTCAGCAACAGGCCGAGGAACAGCAGCCGGCGGCCGAAGAAGCTGCCCCGCAACAGGCAGAGGAGCAGGAAACTCCCAAGCGCAAGAAGCGTCAGCAACAGGCTGAGGAGCAGCAGCCGGCGGCCGAAGAAGCTGCCCCGCAACAGGCAGAGGAGCAGGAGACTCCCAAGCGCAAGAAACGCCAGCAGCAGGCCGAGGAGCAGCAGCCCGCCGCCGAAGAGGGCGCTCCGCAGCAGGCCGAAGAGCAGGCTCCCACTCGCAAGAAGCGCCAGCAGCAGGCCGAAGAGCAGCGTCAAACCGACGAGCAAAAAGCTGCTGAGCAGCCGACTGTCGTGCCGGACGGCGGAACGACCGCTGAACGGCCGGCGACGGAGGCTCCGGCCCAGCAGACGGGCGAAGGCGAGCAGCAGCCGGTTCCGGGTGCGGAACAGCCGGCAACGGCAGAGGGCGAGCAGCCCCAGGGCCAGGCCGCTCCCGAAGTCGTCGACGAGCGCACGACGGAAGAAAAGCAGAAGGTCGCCGAGGACCCGGCTGCCTCCGATGAGACTGTCGTGCTTCCCGTCGAGAAGGGAGCCGCGGTGCTCGACAGCGACAAGGACGCCGACAATGCCGGCGGCAAGCAGGCGCGCGAAACTCGACGCAAGCAGCGCGAGGAGCTGCGCGCCAAGCAGGAAAGCGTAGCAGCGCCGACCGACGACGCTTCCGCGCAGGCGGCGATCCCGGTCGAGGTCAGGGAAGAAATTCCGCAGAAGATCGAGGCTGTGCTGAAGGAAGAAGGCGAGCGGGTTGAGGAAGCTCCGGCCTTTGCGGTGCCGGAGACGACCAACATCGTCAATAACACCGTCGTCAATAACACGGTGATCAACAACACGACCGTCAATAATGTTACGGAGAACAATGTGACGGAAGTGCAGGTCGTCGAACAGGTTGACGATCGAGTGATCCTCGGTGTTGGCGATCGCATCTTCGTCAGAGGCGATGACCGTCCGCGACTGCGGCAGAATGCAGAAGAGTCCTACTACGACAATCTCTCGGGCGGCCGCGTCCGCGAAACGATCGTGCGCCCGGGCGGCTACCAGATCGTTACCGTCTACAATCGTTACGGCGATATCCTGACGCGCACCCGCGTCGATCGCGACGGCAGTGAATATGTGATGATGTACACGCCGGAATACGAAGACGACCGACCGGCGATCGTCGACGTCGGCTACGAGCTGCCGCCGATGCGTCTCGGCATACCGGTCGACGAGTATATCGTCGATGTGGCCGAGGATCCGGACCGGGATTACTACGAATTCCTGTCCGAGCCGCCGGTCGAGCAGGTCGAACGCGTCTACACGATCGACGAGGTTCGCAATTCCGCCCGCCTGCGCGACAAGGTTCGTCGCATCGATCTCGACACCATCGAATTCGCCACGGGCAGTGCCGAGGTATCGATGTCGCAGGCCAAGACGCTTCGCAATGTGGCGGACGCAATGAGCAAGGTCCTCGAGAAGGATCCGGGCGAAACCTTCTTCATCGAGGGCCACACGGATGCCGTCGGCTCCGACCGATCGAATCTGGTGCTCTCCGACGAACGTGCCGAGTCTGTCGCGGTGCTGTTGACCGAGGTCTATGGCGTCCCCGCGGAGAACCTGGTGACCCAGGGCTATGGCGAACGGTTCCTGAAGATCCGCACGCCCGAGGCTGAACAGGAGAACCGCCGCGTGACGATCCGCCGTGTTACTCCGCTGGTGCGCCCCGTAGCGCAGCGATAA
- a CDS encoding ABC transporter substrate-binding protein, whose protein sequence is MRISRRLVAAASAAVFVLMAGTSMAEGEKVVIGTEGAYPPFNNLAADGSLTGFDVDIAKALCEEMKVECTFVTQDWEGIIPALIAKKFDAIIASMSITEERKQKVDFTNKYYNTPPAIVVPKDSPITEATEAALQGKILGAQASTTHSNYAEAHMKGAEIKLYPTADEYKLDIANGRVDAVIDDVVVLSEWLKSEDGACCKLLGTLPIDPVINGEGAGIAVRKGDDALREKFNKAIEAIRANGKYKEINEKYFPFDVYGS, encoded by the coding sequence ATGCGTATTTCCAGACGGCTGGTAGCTGCCGCATCGGCTGCCGTTTTCGTGCTCATGGCGGGCACCTCCATGGCGGAAGGCGAAAAGGTCGTGATCGGCACCGAAGGCGCTTACCCGCCCTTCAACAATCTCGCCGCAGATGGCTCGCTGACGGGCTTCGACGTCGATATTGCCAAGGCACTTTGCGAGGAAATGAAAGTCGAGTGCACCTTCGTGACGCAGGACTGGGAAGGGATCATCCCGGCGCTGATCGCCAAGAAGTTCGACGCGATCATCGCTTCCATGTCGATCACCGAGGAACGCAAGCAGAAGGTCGATTTCACCAACAAGTACTACAACACGCCGCCGGCGATCGTTGTACCTAAGGACTCGCCGATCACTGAGGCGACCGAAGCCGCCCTGCAAGGCAAGATTCTGGGCGCCCAGGCTTCCACGACCCATTCCAACTATGCGGAAGCGCATATGAAGGGCGCGGAGATCAAGCTTTATCCGACCGCCGATGAGTACAAACTCGATATCGCCAACGGCCGCGTCGACGCGGTCATCGACGACGTCGTCGTGCTCTCCGAATGGCTGAAGAGCGAAGATGGCGCCTGCTGCAAGCTGCTTGGGACGCTGCCGATCGACCCGGTGATCAACGGCGAAGGCGCCGGCATTGCCGTTCGCAAGGGCGACGATGCGCTGCGCGAGAAATTCAACAAGGCGATCGAAGCCATCCGCGCCAACGGCAAGTACAAGGAAATCAACGAAAAGTACTTCCCCTTCGACGTCTACGGCAGCTGA
- a CDS encoding ABC transporter permease → MSGLFAAIYSGIAGILSIIDPFCGPAGIFRWFASGTLLACGDSGWGDEIAYGFLVTASLAIATLPIGLAIGFFIALAKQSPERSLRLSANIYTTIFRGLPELLTLFIVYYGLQILVQQFLATLGYEEPVEINAFVAGMIALGVVFSAYCSEVLLSAFKAIPQGQYEAGDALGFHRGKTMRLIILPQLVRIALPGLGNLWMALLKDTALVSVIGLQDILRQTGQAARMTKQAFQFFGVACVLFLVLAMISSVVFSALERSTKRAEMSR, encoded by the coding sequence ATGAGCGGACTATTTGCCGCCATTTATTCCGGTATAGCCGGGATCCTTTCGATCATCGATCCGTTCTGCGGGCCGGCAGGGATTTTTCGTTGGTTCGCTTCCGGCACCCTCCTGGCGTGCGGCGACAGCGGCTGGGGCGACGAGATCGCCTACGGATTTCTCGTGACCGCGAGCCTCGCGATAGCCACCCTGCCCATCGGACTGGCGATCGGCTTTTTCATCGCCCTTGCCAAGCAATCACCGGAAAGATCGCTGCGGCTGTCGGCCAACATCTACACGACGATCTTTCGCGGTCTTCCGGAACTCCTGACGCTCTTCATTGTCTATTACGGCCTGCAGATCCTGGTGCAGCAGTTTCTCGCGACGCTGGGTTATGAGGAGCCTGTCGAGATCAATGCCTTCGTCGCCGGCATGATCGCGCTCGGCGTCGTTTTCTCTGCCTATTGCTCGGAGGTGCTGCTTTCGGCCTTCAAGGCCATTCCGCAGGGCCAGTACGAAGCGGGCGATGCCCTCGGCTTTCACCGCGGCAAGACGATGCGGCTCATCATCCTGCCGCAACTCGTACGCATCGCGCTTCCCGGTCTCGGCAATCTGTGGATGGCGCTGCTCAAGGATACGGCGCTCGTTTCGGTCATTGGACTTCAGGACATTCTACGTCAGACGGGCCAAGCAGCCCGCATGACCAAACAGGCCTTTCAATTCTTCGGCGTCGCCTGCGTCCTCTTCCTCGTCCTGGCGATGATTTCGTCCGTCGTATTCTCGGCGCTCGAGCGTTCCACCAAGCGGGCGGAGATGAGCCGATGA
- a CDS encoding ABC transporter permease has product MSIAETMIPPQAPPPAPPRPYTLARFFGSVALGAWLAFGVGIFLTIVDGWDPEKFSRYGPSFLSGLGVTLLLVISSIPMGAVLSFPVALGRMSKNRFWSWIAYIYVYFFRGTPLIAQLFLVYYGLGSFRPQLESIGLWWFFRDAWNCALFTFTLNTAAYQAEILRGAIESVPRGQHEGAAALGLPERIAFFKVILPQAMIVALRPYGNEIILMIKGSAIVAIVTVFDLMGETRRAFSRTFDFQMYVWAAVLYLLIVEFLRNIWAWIEARLTRHLKR; this is encoded by the coding sequence ATGAGCATCGCTGAAACGATGATTCCGCCGCAAGCGCCGCCGCCCGCCCCGCCGAGGCCCTACACGCTCGCGCGCTTCTTCGGCAGTGTCGCCCTCGGCGCTTGGCTGGCCTTCGGCGTCGGCATCTTCCTGACAATCGTCGACGGCTGGGACCCGGAGAAATTCTCGCGCTACGGGCCGAGCTTCCTCTCCGGTCTCGGCGTGACGTTGCTCCTCGTCATCTCTTCGATCCCGATGGGCGCCGTCCTGTCGTTCCCCGTCGCGCTCGGGCGCATGTCGAAGAACAGGTTCTGGTCGTGGATTGCCTATATCTACGTCTATTTCTTCCGCGGCACGCCGCTGATCGCCCAGCTCTTCCTCGTCTACTACGGTCTCGGCAGCTTCCGGCCGCAGCTCGAATCGATCGGCCTCTGGTGGTTTTTCCGCGACGCCTGGAACTGCGCGCTCTTCACCTTCACGCTGAACACCGCCGCCTATCAGGCGGAGATCCTGCGCGGCGCCATCGAGAGCGTCCCGCGCGGTCAGCATGAGGGGGCGGCCGCCTTGGGTCTGCCGGAGCGCATTGCCTTCTTCAAGGTCATCCTGCCGCAGGCGATGATCGTGGCGCTGCGCCCCTACGGCAACGAGATCATCCTGATGATCAAGGGCTCGGCGATCGTCGCGATCGTTACCGTCTTCGACCTGATGGGCGAGACCCGGCGCGCCTTCTCCCGCACCTTCGACTTCCAAATGTATGTCTGGGCGGCGGTGCTGTATCTCCTGATCGTGGAGTTTCTGCGCAATATCTGGGCCTGGATCGAAGCGCGGTTGACGCGGCATCTCAAGCGATGA
- a CDS encoding usg protein, with translation MTNDMELQLKGYGLTTAQILYRMPDHPALLQTYIWQHYDIAPDFPEMRSFLRFWQEKLDGPLHSVRYVHRKLISATEWRALKGELILH, from the coding sequence ATGACGAACGACATGGAACTGCAGCTCAAAGGGTATGGCCTGACGACGGCCCAGATACTCTACCGGATGCCCGACCACCCCGCCCTGTTGCAGACCTATATCTGGCAGCACTACGATATCGCCCCGGACTTTCCCGAAATGCGAAGCTTTCTGAGGTTCTGGCAGGAAAAGCTCGACGGACCGCTGCATTCGGTCCGCTATGTGCATCGCAAGCTGATATCGGCGACGGAATGGCGGGCGCTCAAGGGCGAACTCATTCTACACTGA
- a CDS encoding DUF2270 domain-containing protein yields the protein MSAELSPLTLETEMPERQGPPLPQSSQETINTIVHYYRGELGRMAGWRDRIDRTSNWAITVVAAMLSVSLSTPSSHHGVLLFAMLLITLLLLIEARRYRFFDVYRARVRQLERGYFAQILAPEGTQSFKWSVAIAKSLRRPAFLMTYREAVCRRLQRNYCWMYLILLLAWALKISSPKIASTGIPFGHVRSWTDFAENAALGLLPGWSVMIVVALFYGVVLYGSLHKEAHEGELAHGEVHV from the coding sequence ATGTCTGCCGAACTGAGCCCGCTGACATTGGAAACGGAGATGCCGGAGAGGCAAGGTCCGCCCCTGCCGCAGTCATCGCAGGAGACGATCAATACAATCGTGCACTATTACCGCGGTGAACTGGGGAGGATGGCCGGCTGGCGCGATCGCATCGACCGTACGTCCAACTGGGCAATCACTGTCGTCGCGGCAATGCTTTCCGTGTCGCTGTCGACACCGTCCTCGCATCATGGCGTGCTGCTCTTTGCGATGCTGCTGATTACCTTGCTGCTGTTGATCGAAGCGAGGCGGTACCGATTCTTCGATGTTTATCGCGCCCGCGTGCGGCAACTCGAGCGCGGCTATTTCGCGCAGATCCTTGCTCCGGAAGGAACGCAGAGCTTCAAATGGTCCGTGGCAATCGCCAAGAGCCTGCGCAGGCCAGCTTTCCTGATGACCTACAGGGAAGCCGTTTGCCGACGGCTGCAGCGTAATTACTGCTGGATGTACCTGATCCTGCTTCTTGCCTGGGCACTGAAGATATCCTCGCCGAAGATCGCTTCCACCGGTATACCTTTCGGCCATGTCCGTTCCTGGACCGATTTTGCGGAGAATGCCGCTCTCGGACTGCTGCCGGGCTGGAGCGTCATGATCGTCGTCGCGCTGTTCTACGGCGTCGTCCTCTATGGGTCGCTTCACAAGGAAGCTCACGAGGGCGAACTTGCCCACGGCGAGGTGCATGTCTGA
- a CDS encoding class I SAM-dependent DNA methyltransferase — protein sequence MTQKNKKIDEEALAEAYNRALSLEKSGSFDAAAAAYREVLDLDPDDHGGASVRLASMGRGETPVKAPDAYVATLFDQHADVFDNVLVDQLGYCVPLLVRQRVQALDLGPFKRVLDLGCGTGLTGGALRDMAEDITGIDLSENMVEIAHEKDLYETLYVAEAVDFLDDNEEAPFDLIVATDVLPYMGALEALFFGAVDNLVPGGLLIFSSETLPDETFAGNPFMVGPHQRFAHSEAYLRDRLTATGFEIVEVTDITVRMEEGEPIAGQLVIARFL from the coding sequence ATGACGCAAAAGAACAAGAAGATCGACGAGGAGGCGCTGGCGGAAGCCTATAACCGCGCTCTTTCCCTGGAAAAGTCCGGCAGCTTCGACGCGGCCGCGGCAGCCTACCGCGAGGTGCTGGACCTCGATCCCGACGATCACGGTGGCGCTTCGGTCCGGCTTGCCTCGATGGGGCGGGGCGAGACGCCGGTCAAGGCTCCGGATGCCTATGTCGCAACCCTTTTCGATCAGCATGCGGACGTCTTCGACAATGTGCTTGTCGATCAGCTTGGCTATTGCGTGCCGCTCCTGGTCCGCCAACGTGTCCAGGCTTTGGATCTCGGTCCGTTCAAGCGGGTACTCGACCTCGGCTGCGGCACGGGCTTGACCGGCGGCGCCTTGCGCGACATGGCGGAAGACATCACCGGCATCGACCTTTCCGAGAACATGGTCGAGATCGCCCATGAGAAGGACCTCTACGAGACGCTCTACGTCGCCGAAGCGGTCGATTTCCTCGACGACAATGAAGAGGCGCCGTTCGACCTGATCGTCGCCACCGATGTCCTGCCCTATATGGGCGCGTTGGAGGCCCTTTTCTTCGGCGCCGTCGACAACCTCGTACCGGGCGGCCTGCTGATCTTCTCCAGCGAAACTCTTCCCGATGAGACTTTCGCCGGCAACCCCTTCATGGTCGGCCCGCACCAGCGCTTCGCCCATTCGGAAGCCTATCTGCGCGACCGGCTCACCGCGACCGGATTCGAGATCGTCGAGGTGACCGACATCACGGTGCGCATGGAAGAGGGCGAGCCGATTGCCGGACAACTGGTGATCGCCCGCTTTCTCTAG
- a CDS encoding MgtC/SapB family protein, with product MELVEVFQRLSVAFSVGLLVGCERGWQERDERSGGRTAGIRTFGLAGFLGGLSGYLQTLAGPVAPAVVLLLFGSAFVLFRMREAKEEEDFGVTTVVAALVVFALGATAVVGDVRVAAAGSVATTALLAAKRSLHTFLEKLTWLELRAAIVLLAMTLVALPLLPNETVDPWNVLNPFELWLLTITIAAISFAGYVAIRVAGASRGILFAGAAGGLVSSTALTLSFARFAAEAPESARRLASGAAIAGALSLIRVLVIGAALAPVLLVPLAIGLVPAVLMMLAASVVVILRDASKKAAPDLHLDNPFELGEVLRFGALLGTVIVASKVLVDKIGATMLFAVAAISGLMDLDAITLSTARLTGTTVDTTTAVAAILIAVVVNLLTKVVLAFTAGGKGPYALTLAVTTALAIAAGALGYFVLGSFVPASFMPA from the coding sequence ATGGAACTTGTCGAAGTCTTCCAGCGCCTCAGCGTCGCATTCTCGGTCGGCCTTCTCGTCGGTTGCGAGAGAGGATGGCAGGAGCGTGACGAACGCTCCGGCGGACGAACTGCGGGCATCCGAACGTTCGGCCTCGCCGGCTTTCTCGGCGGGCTTTCGGGCTACCTTCAGACGCTCGCAGGTCCGGTCGCGCCGGCGGTCGTGCTGTTGCTGTTCGGCTCCGCCTTCGTCCTGTTCAGAATGCGCGAGGCAAAGGAAGAAGAAGATTTCGGCGTGACCACGGTCGTCGCGGCTCTCGTCGTCTTTGCGTTGGGTGCGACCGCGGTCGTTGGCGATGTGCGGGTTGCCGCAGCCGGCAGCGTCGCGACAACCGCGTTGCTTGCCGCCAAACGCAGCCTCCACACTTTTCTGGAGAAGTTGACCTGGCTCGAACTGCGGGCCGCCATCGTTCTCCTCGCCATGACCCTGGTGGCCCTGCCACTCCTCCCGAACGAGACGGTCGATCCGTGGAATGTACTCAATCCTTTCGAATTGTGGCTGTTGACGATTACGATCGCCGCCATCTCGTTCGCCGGCTATGTCGCCATCCGAGTTGCCGGCGCCAGTCGTGGCATTCTGTTTGCCGGCGCGGCCGGCGGCCTGGTTTCCTCGACCGCGCTTACCCTTTCCTTCGCGCGCTTCGCAGCGGAGGCGCCGGAAAGTGCCCGGCGACTGGCGTCCGGCGCGGCGATAGCCGGCGCACTGTCGCTGATCCGCGTCCTCGTCATCGGTGCTGCCTTGGCGCCGGTTCTGCTCGTGCCGCTAGCGATTGGGCTCGTTCCGGCGGTCTTGATGATGCTGGCTGCCAGTGTCGTCGTCATCCTTCGCGACGCCAGCAAGAAGGCCGCACCGGATCTCCATCTCGACAATCCGTTCGAGCTTGGGGAGGTGCTGCGTTTCGGCGCCTTGCTCGGTACCGTGATCGTGGCCTCAAAGGTGCTGGTCGACAAGATCGGCGCAACCATGCTGTTCGCCGTCGCCGCCATATCGGGTCTGATGGACCTCGATGCCATCACGCTCTCGACGGCGCGCCTCACCGGGACGACGGTCGATACCACGACAGCCGTTGCCGCCATCCTGATCGCCGTTGTGGTCAATCTGCTCACAAAAGTCGTGCTGGCCTTCACAGCGGGCGGCAAAGGGCCGTACGCGCTTACGCTTGCGGTGACGACCGCCCTTGCAATCGCCGCGGGCGCCCTCGGCTACTTCGTCCTCGGCTCCTTCGTCCCGGCATCATTCATGCCGGCATGA